The Myroides phaeus DNA segment TTTTCTGTGGAAAGCTGGGGATTGCTTTTTTGTGGAATATCGTAAGTTGTTGATAATTAATAAAATAATTGAATAAGGTGATAGAATGAGAAAAATGGCACAATATTTACTATTATAATTAACGTAAGGTGTTATTAAAAAATGAAGATTAGCAATAATCTTCGGCTTTGAAAAAGAAAATAAAGTGTTTGTTTAAAAAATTATGTTATCGAAAGGTAACAGGTTAGATCGTTAGTAAGGTGAAGAAGAGAAATCTTCTGGTAAATAGGGAGCTTAGGCTCCCTTTTACTGTTTATATAGGTAAAAGTGATGAAGCAGTTGGTTTGTGAGTAATAAAAATATTAAATTTGCGATTAGCACCTAAAAATAGAAAATATGAGTCACAAGATTCTGGTTATAGATGATGATGTTCCTTTTTGCGAAATGCTAAAAACTTTTTTAACTAAAAAAGGGTATAAAGTATCCAATGCTTTTAGTAGCGCGGAGGCCGAGCAATCTATTGATAAAGAGTGCTATGATATTGTTTTAACGGATGTTCGTTTGCCTGATAGTAATGGATTAGAATTGTTGAAATATATTAAATCGCATTGTCCAACAGCACAAGTTATCTTGATGACAGGATATACTGAGATTAAAACGGCTGTAAATGCAATGAAATTAGGCGCATTTGATTATGTTGCCAAACCAATTAATCCGGATGAAATCTTGATGACAATCAAACAAGCACTTGAGCGTAAAGCAAGTATAGAGCGCGGGGAGGTTGTTACAAGTAAAGCAAAGGTAAAAACGACAACTGCTAAAACTACTTCTGAAACGACTGACGATACAGAAGAGGAGTTAGATTACGTTAGAGGAGAGAGTAGTATTTCTAAACAATTACACGAGTATATCGACTTAGTTGCACCAACAAATATGTCTGTTTTAATTATCGGAGATAGTGGTACAGGTAAGGAGAATATTGCCCATTCAATTCACTTAAAGAGCAAGCGTAAAGACAAGCCGTATATCGCAGTTGACTGTGGAGCTATTCCTAAGGATTTAGCGTCAAGTGAGTTTTTCGGACATATCAAAGGTTCGTTTACTGGCGCTGTTACGGATAAAGTAGGACACTTTGAAGCGGCTAATGGCGGTACGATCTTTTTGGATGAGGTAGGTAACTTATCGTATGAAGTGCAAGTGCAATTACTGCGTGCTTTGCAAGAGAGAAAAGTGAAACCTGTAGGAAGTAGCAATGAAATTGATGTGGATATTCGCGTTATTGCAGCTACTAATGAGGACTTGCCAAAGGCGGTTCGTGAAGGAGAATTTAGAGAGGACTTATACCACCGTTTAAACGAGTTTGGTATTGTTGCTCCAAGATTAGCAGATAGAGGTTCTGATATATTAATGTTCGCTGAGCATTTCTTAGAAGAGTCGAATCACGAATTAGAAAAACAAGTGAAGAAGTTTTCTTCTGAAGTAGAATGTGTTTTCTTAACATACGATTGGCCTGGAAACTTGCGTGAGATGAAAAACATTATCAAGCGTTCTGTTTTATTGACAAGAGGTGAGGTTATTGAAA contains these protein-coding regions:
- a CDS encoding sigma-54-dependent transcriptional regulator; the encoded protein is MSHKILVIDDDVPFCEMLKTFLTKKGYKVSNAFSSAEAEQSIDKECYDIVLTDVRLPDSNGLELLKYIKSHCPTAQVILMTGYTEIKTAVNAMKLGAFDYVAKPINPDEILMTIKQALERKASIERGEVVTSKAKVKTTTAKTTSETTDDTEEELDYVRGESSISKQLHEYIDLVAPTNMSVLIIGDSGTGKENIAHSIHLKSKRKDKPYIAVDCGAIPKDLASSEFFGHIKGSFTGAVTDKVGHFEAANGGTIFLDEVGNLSYEVQVQLLRALQERKVKPVGSSNEIDVDIRVIAATNEDLPKAVREGEFREDLYHRLNEFGIVAPRLADRGSDILMFAEHFLEESNHELEKQVKKFSSEVECVFLTYDWPGNLREMKNIIKRSVLLTRGEVIEKDVLPQEILNPRAETSVVTSSVSNDAPEDDLKLFSSRNEEQAIRTALEKVKFNKTKAAQVLGIDRKTLYNKMKLYNIEL